The genomic interval ACGCGCTCGCGGCCGAGGCCGAGCTCCTCGACGACGGTGAGGACGTCCTCGGGCGCGTCCGCGGTGTCGGTGAAGCCGGGCTCGAGGCGCGGGTCGTCGGCGTGGGTCGGGAACAGGTCGCCGGGACGCAGGTCGCCGGGCTGGACGCGGTCCGACCACGGAACCCACTCGGGCGCGACGATCGCGACGTCGCCGGGGAGCATCACGACCTCGTTGACCGTGACGGTCTTGGCGCGGGAGGCGCGGGTCACGGTGACCGCCCAGCGCCAGCCGCGGTACCCGGGGTGGGTCGAGGCGAAGTAGTGGGTGACGAGGCGCTCGCCCTCGACCAGATGACCGAGGTGTTCCCCGACCTGCTTGGCGCCGGCCTCGGCGATCGCGGCGTCACGGGCCGGCTCGACCGCCGCGACGCAGACGGCGTCGGGCTTGGCACGGACCGGTTCCGGAGCTCTGACGGGAGTCACAATCGCCCATTCTCGCACGCCCGCCGCAGTACTCCGAACCGCCCGGGCTTCTCCGCAATCCACAGGCGATACGCGCGGTGACTGCGCTCTGTCCCCGGAGCGAGGCAGGATGGTTCCATGCACTCCCCCGACCCCGCCGACCCGAAGGCGACTCCCGGTGGATCCACCCCGGAGAGTCAGCCACGCGGTGCTGCGGAGAACGGCGGAGGTCCACCGACGGCCGGACGCGGTGGGTCGGGGGCGGGCGGTTCGGGGGGTTCACGAATGAGCGGTCAGAGCGGGAACGGCGGCGGGAACGGCGGCGGGAACGGCGGCGGGAACGGCGGCGGGAACGGCGGCGGGAACGGCGGCGGGAACGGCGGCGGCAACGGCGGCGGGCCGAAGGACGCCGGCGCGAGTGGGCCGGCGAAGGGTGATCGGCTGAGCGACGCCCGCGAGCGGGTGGGGTCCGCCGGCAAGAAGGTCGGACATGCCTCGAAGGTCGGGGCCGAGGGGGTTGCCTCGGCTTCCAAGAAGGCGGCCGAGGTCAGCGGGAAGGTCGGCCGGGCGACCGGCCGCCGGATCCGCGGGCTCACCAGCGCGCAGGGTGCGGGTGAGTCAGGGCTTTCGCGGCTGATCGAGCTCGGCGCGGTCAACGCAGCCGGCGATACGGCGTTCGCGGTGTCGCTGGCGGGGACGGTGTTCTTCACCGTGCCGAGCGACCAGGCGCGCGACCGGGTGGCGTTGTTCCTGCTGCTGACGATGGCGCCGTTCGCGTTGATGGCGCCGCTGATCGGCCCGATCCTCGACCGGTTCCGGCACGGCCGGCGCTGGGCGATCGGCGCGACCCTCGGCGTACGGGCGTTCCTGGTCTGGAGCCTGGCGTCCTCGATCTCCGGCCACGGCTCCGCGTGGTTGTATCCGGCCGCCCTCGGCTGCCTCGTTGCCTCCAAGGCGTACGGCGTGACCCGTGCCTCCGCCGTACCGCGACTGCTCCCGAAGCAGATCACCTTGGTCACAGCCAACTCGCGCATCTCGCTGGCCGGTGTCGCCGGCGCGACGATCGGCGCCGGGATCGCGGCCGCGTTCGCCGCGATCGGCCCGCAATGGTCGCTGCGCTGGGCCGCGCTGGTGTACATCGTCGGCCTGATCCTCGCGATCCGCCTGCCCAGCGCGGTCGACTCCCCCGCCGACGAAGAAGTCACCGGTACGGCGGGACGCGAGGCGCGGCGGCGTGCGATCACCGCGGCGGTGTCACGCGGGATCCGGTGCAACCTGGGGCTGCGGTTCGTGTCCGGGTTCCTGACCATGTACTTGGCGTTCCTGTTGCGCGACCAGCCGATCAGCGGGGTGAAGGGCGCGGTCGCGGCCGGTGCGGTGATCGCCGCGGCCGGGATCGGGAACAGTCTCGGCACCGTGCTCGGATCGTTGCTCAAGGCCCGTAAACCGGAAACCGTCGTACTGGTGGTGCTGCTCGCCGACGCGACCGTGGCGGTCGCGGTCGCGGTGCTGTACGGGTTGCCGATCCTGATCGCGCTCGGTCTGGTGGCCGGGTTGTGCAGTTCGCTGGGGAAGTTGTCGCTGGACGCGATGATCCAGCGGGACGTGCCGGAGTCCGTGCGTACGTCGGTGTTCGCGCGCTCGGAGACAGTGCTGCAGCTGGCCTGGGTGATCGGCGGCGGGTGCGGGATCGTGCTGCCGTTGATCCCGCGGCTCGGGTTCGGGTTCCTGGCGGGCGTGCTGGTCGTCGTGGTCTTCCTGGTACTGCGGATGCGCCAGGCGACCCGTCCCGCCGACGGACCGCTGCGACCCGGTGGTCTGGGCGGACCGCGACCTGGTCCACGGCCTTCCGGGCAAGGGCAGGGGCACGACGGGTCGTCCGGGCACGGGCACGACGACGGATCGTCGGGCAGGTCGCGGCCGGACAGCACCACGCGGACGATCCTCACCACCAGCGTCGCCGAGCAGCGCGCGAACCGGGCACGCCGCTCGGACTCCGGCGAAGAGCCGACCATCGAATGGCGCGGCGGCGACCAACCGCCGGCCGGTCCGCCGCCGGCCCAACGTCCAGACCCGGGCCAACGTCCCGACCCTGGCCAACGTCCAGCCCCGGGCCGCCGCCCGGAGCCCGGTAGCCGTCCGGACCCCGGTAGCCGTCCGGAGTCACCGGGCGGGCGGTGGTGGAGTGGGCAGCCCGACGAGGACGAGGACACCCAGAACCAAGCCCCCTGGGCCGAGGAGCCGACCGAGGAACGCAACCGGGGCAGCGTCTTCAAACGCCGCCCCGGCGGCGACACCCCCCGCCGTCCACCCCGCTGAACGCCGAGTCGTGGCGTCGGGCGGGAAGCCTGATCCGCGAGTCGTGAATCGCGGCTGATTTCCGCAGCCGTGCTTCACGACTCGGCGGACGGTGCGGATCGGCGTTCAGCGGGGTGGACGGCGGGGGGTGTCACCGCCGGCCGCCGTCGAAGAGTTGGGGTCAGAGGGCTGGGGTTAGGTTTGCCTCCTCGGTGGCCGGCTCGGGGGTTTCGGCCGGGGTTGGGTGGGTGGTCCCGCGGAGGGTGAGGGTGGCGGTTACGGCGGTGGCCAACAGGAGGAGGGTGCCGACCAGGGCGACCACGTTCATGCTGTGGGTGAAGGCGTGGCGGGCTGTGGTCAGGACGGTGTCGGCCAGCTGACCTGGGAGGTGGGCGGCGGCGGCAGTTGCGGCCGGAAGGCCCTCGCGGACAGGAGCGGCGACACCGCCCGGCAGCGACGACGGGAGGTCGGCGCGGTACGCCGCGGTGCCGATCGAACCCAGGATCGCGATCCCGAGCGCCCCGCCGAACTCCGAGCAGGTTTCCATCACCGCGGAAGCCGAGCCGGCCCGCTCCGGGGCGACGGATCCGACGACCGCCTCGGTGACCAGCGTCATCACCATGACGAGACCGGCGGCCAGCAGACCGGCGCCGGCGAGCGGCACGGCCAGCGACGAGTCGACGTGCACCTGGGTCAGTACGGCGTACCCGGAGGCCGCGAGTACGAACGCTCCACCGATCACGTACGCCCGGTCCATCTTGTTAGCCAGCGCAGTGGCCAGCGGAGCCGCGCCACCGACGAGTACCGACGGGGCCAGCGACCACAGCGCTGCCTTCAGCGGGCTCAGTCCCTGCACCAACTGCAGGTACTGCGTGAGGAACACCGCGTTGCCGACCAGCGCCAGCGTCCCGACGGTGTTCGCGGCGAGCGATCCGCTGAACGCACGGTTCCGGAACATCGACAGGTCGACCATCGGGTGCGCCGCGGTCCGCTGCCGCTGCACGAACAGGACCCCGAACACCAGCCCGGCCACGATCGCCACCACCGGCATCACGGACGCACCGTTGGCCGCGATCTCCTTGATTCCCCAGATGACCGGTAGCACGGCGGCCAGCGACAGCACCGAACCCAGCAGGTCGAACCGTCCACGGGCAGGGGTCTTGAACTCCGGCAGCAGCATCGGCGCGAGCACCAGCAGCAGCACCATCGCCGGGGTGTTGATCAGGAACACCGAACCCCACCAGAAGTGCTCCAGCAGGAATCCACCGAGCACCGGCCCGAGGGTGATCCCGCCCATCATCACCGCGCTCCAGAACGCGATCGCCTTCGACCGCTGCTTCGGGTCGTGGAACATGTTCCGGATCAGCGCCAGGGTCGACGGCATCAGGGTCGCTCCCCCGATGCCGAGGAGGGCGCGGGCCGCGATCAGCTGCTCCGGGTTCTGCGCGTACGCCGCCGCGACCGAGGCGAGCCCGAATCCGACCGCACCGAGGATCAGCAGCCGGCGCCGACCGATCCGGTCGCCGAGCGAGCCCATGGTGATCAGCAGGCCGGCCAGCACGAACCCGTAGATGTCGAAGATCCACAGCTGCTCGGTCGCCGACACGCCGAGGTCCGCGCTGATGAACGGGACCGCGAAGTACAGCACCGACACGTCCATCGAGACCAGCAGCAGCGGCAGTGCGAGCACGCCGAGCGCGATCCATTCCTTGCGTCCCGCTCGTTCTGTCGTACTCATGACACCCTCCCAGGCGATCTGTCTACGCCGCACACTGTGTACGACATAGACAGACCATACCTGCGACTGTCTATGCTGTAAACAGATAGGATGGTGAACCATGGACGAGATCGAACTGCCCCGGGTGCTTCAGCAGCTCTGGGGGATCGAGGGGCGGAGCCGGCCGGGGCCGAAGCCTGCGTTTCAGGTTCAGGACATCGGGGACGCGGCGATCAGGCTCGCGGACGCGGGTGGGTTGGGCGCGGTGTCGATGAGCAAGGTGGCGGCCGAGCTCGGTGTCACCACGATGGCGCTCTACCGGTATGTCGAGGCGAAGGACGATCTGTACGTCGTCATGCTCGACCAGGCGTTCGGGCTACCGCCGGAGGTGAGCGATGCGGCCGGTTGGCGCGAGCGGATCACCACCTGGGCGGAGGCGTTCCAGGCTGCGTTGCAGAAGCATCCGTGGATCCTGCAGGTGCCCGTGTTCGAGCCGCCGCTGTCACCGAACCAGCTGGTGTGGATGGAGAAGGGCCTGAAGGCGTTCGAAGACACACCGTTGAACTCGAACGACCGGATGTCGGCGATGCTGCTGGTGAACATCTTCGTTCGCGGTACGACGGGGCTGAGCGTGAACATGCTGAACACGCCGCCGGACCAGGCCGCCGTGGCCGGCGAACGCTACGCCCGCAGGCTGCGGATGCTCGCGACCCCGGATCGCTTCCCGGCTATCGCGACCACGCTGGACGGGCCGCAGGACTTCATCGACAACGACCCGACCGAGTTCCGGTTCGGCCTGACTGCGGTGCTCGACGGCATCCAGTCGCTGATCAGCCGGCGCGGCTGATCGTCAGAAGTCGAGCTTGTCGGCGACACCGCGCAGTACCGTGGCCACCTGCTTGGCGGACTTGTTGTCGGGCTGGCGGCCGCGGCGGTAGTTCTCGCCGATGCGGTCGAGGAGTTTGATCAGGTCCTCGATGACGACCTGCATCTCCTCCGGCTTCGGGCGCATCGCCTTCGCGACCGACGGCGGCGGGTCGATCAGCCGGACCTGCAAGGCCTGCTCGCCCTTGCGGCCCTCGACGACACCGAACTCGACCTTCTGCCCGGGCTTCAGGTTGGTGACACCCGACGGCAAAGCCTCGGCCCGGACGTAGACGTCCCCGCCCTCCTCTTTGCTGAGGAAACCGAACCCCTTGTCGGAGTCGTACCACTTCACCTTGCCAACGGGCACGGGAACCTCTTCATCAGTATCGTCGGAAGCGATCGCGCCGTGAGGCCCGATCAGGAAACCCAGCGTACGTGACCCGGCGCAACCGCGCCTCCGGGAAACTACCTGATCCGGCAGTCTTCCCGCACCTCACAAACTCCGATACTTTTCGGGATCCGCGAGCCGCTCGTTCATCGACCCGGACCGGAACCCGCGCGGGTCCACGTGCGCCGCCGCGAACCCTTCGGCCATGACCGCATCGACCAGCTCCTGCTGATCCACCCGATCGATCAGATCCGCGTCGATCTCGATCGACGCGCTCTCGCCGAGATCACGGACGCGGACGTTCTGCACGTCGTACGACGCAAGTCGCGCGCGGACCGTCTGCTCGGCCCGATCGACCCGCGCGAGCAGGTTCGGCGTGATGCGAATCCCGTACGCGATCCGGCTCGACAGGCACGCCGCGGCCGGCTTGTCCGAGGTCTCGAGTCCCCAGCTGCGCGACGCCGTACGGATCTGCTCCTTGGTCAGCCGCGCATCCCGCAGCGGCGTCAGAGCACCGCGCTCGAACGCGGCCCGGATGCCCGGCCGGAACCCGGCGATCGCGTCGTCGGCGTTCGTCCCGGTGGCGATCGCGGTGATGCCGAACTCGTCCGCGATCGGCTGCAGCGTCTCGATCAGCTCGGCCTTGCAGAAGTAGCACCGGGCACCCGAGTTGGCCTGGTACCCCTCGCGTTCCATCTCGTGCGTGTGCGGGGTGACATGCCGTACGCCGACGGTGTCCGCGAACCGCGCTGCCGGCTCCAGCTCCGCCGACGGCAGCGAAGGAGACACCGCCGTCGCCGCGACCACGTTGGCCGGCCCGATCGCCCGGGCCGCGGCCGCGAGCAGGAACGCCGAGTCGGCGCCGCCGCTGAAGGCGACGACCATTTTGTCGTACGACGACAGCCGCTTCATCAACGCTTCCAGCCGCTGCTCGAGCACATACTCGTCGAGCCAGGCCGGGAACTCGGTCAGGTCGTTCAGTACGACGTCGGCGCCGTACGCGCGCAGCTCGTCCGCCGTGAACGGACCGGTCGCAACCGACACCGCCACGGCCCCGGCCGCGTGCGCGCCGTCGATGTCGGCGGTGTGATCGCCGACGAAGATCGTGGCCTCGTGCTCGCGCAGCGCCGTACCCTTCTCGGCTCCGTGCAGATCACCGACCGGCTCGTCGATGTCGAAGCCGAGGTGCTCCAGGTGCAGCCGGACCGACGGGGTGTACTTCGCGGAGACGACCATGGTCCGCCCGCGCAGCGCCCGGATCGCGGCCAGCGACTCGGCCACGCCCGGCAACGGCAGGCTGCCGGTGATCGCGTGCGACGGGTAGTGCTCGCGGTACCGCGCGACCATCGCGTCGACCTGGTCCTGCGGGAACCAGTTCGCCATCTCCCAGGTCAGCGGCGGCCCGAGCCGGCTGACCACCAGGTCGGTGTCGATCGGCACGCCGGTCTCGGCGGCGAGCAGATCCCAGACGGCCTGGATGCCCGGCCGGGAGTCGATCAGCGTCATGTCCAGGTCGAATCCGACCACGAGCTCCGGCACATCGGCGGCGGTCGGGGCGGGCTGAATCTCGGCGGTTGACACGTCCCCAACCCTACGTGCTCCCACCGGCCGCGGGGTCTCGCATCCCGAAACGGCCGATAAGTCCACTAATTCAGTCGGATTATGGATGATAACCGACCGTGAGGGAGCAATCATGACCACGCAACTCCAGGCACCGGAGATCACCGTCGCCAAGGCCGGCGGAGCGCTCGGCGCGGTGATCGGCAACGTCGAGCTCGGCGGCGACCTCGCGCCGGAGACCGTCGCCGCGATCCGGCAGGCGCTGCTCGACCACAAGGTGATCTTCTTCCGCGAGCAGCACCACCTCGACGACGCCGGCCAACTGGCCTTCGCCCGCTTGCTCGGTACGCCGACGCTCGCGCACCCGACCTCGAAGAGCCTCGACAACGCCGCGAACGTGCTGCCGATCGACTCCGACTACAGCAAGGCGAACAGCTGGCACACCGACGTCACGTTCGTCGACCGGATCCCCGCGATCAGCCTGCTCCGGGCCGTCACCCTGCCCGCGTACGGCGGCGCGACGACCTGGGCCAACACCGTTGCGGCGTACGCGAAACTGCCCGCCGCACTGGAGGCGCTCGTCGACCGGCTGTGGGCGGTGCACAGCAACGTGTACGACTACGCCGGCCATGCGGACGAGGGCCGGATCGGCGGGGTCGACGTGAAGTTCGAGGAGCACCACAAGCAGTTCGAGTCCAAGCGCTTCGAGACCGAGCATCCGGTGGTGCGGGTCCACCCGGAGACCGGCGAGCGGTCGCTCGTGCTCGGTCATTTCGTCCGGCGCTTCGTCGGGCTGACCAGCGCGGAGACGACCGCGTTGTTCCAGCTCCTGCAGAACCGGGTCACGAACCTCGACAACACCGTCCGCTGGCAGTGGCAGCCGGGCGACCTGGCGATCTGGGACAACCGCGCGACCCAGCACTTCGGCGTCGCCGACTACGACGACCAGCCGCGCCGGCTGCACCGGATCACGCTGGCCGGCGACGTCCCGGTCAGCGTCGACGGCGTCCGCAGTACACCGCGAACGGGTGACGCGTCGCACTACTCCTCACTTGACAACTGAGGACACTTTGTCTGAGTACTTGACACCGGTGGCGCTTTTGTAAACCCTGATCCTCATGAACTCGTTTGCCGATCGGACCAAACGCCGGCTGCGTGACGAGCTGCTCGATGCCGCCCAGGAGGCCGTCGTCACCGGTGGGTACGACGGGCTCCGGATGGCCGAGGTAGCTCGTCGGACCGGCGTTTCACGGCAGACCGTCTACAACGAGTTCGGGGACAAATGGGGCCTGCTGGAAGCAGTCGCGGCCCGCGAGACCGAGCGGTTCCTGCTGGATGTGAACACGGCGCTCGCCGAGCAGTCCGATCCGATCGACGGTCTGCGGGCCGCGGTCGAGCGGGCGCTCACACTGGCCGGGGAGAACCCGCTGGTGAAGGCCGCGCTGAGCCAGCCGGGATCCGACCAGGCCAGTCAGCTGCTGACCACACGGGGGCAGCAGGTGCTCGAACTGGCCCACCTCCGGCTGGATGCCCACGTCAGGGAGCACTGGCCGGAGGTCCCCGCGGAGGACGCGACCAGCTGCGTGGACGTCGCCTTGCGCGTCGTCATCAGCCACATCGTCACGCCGGGCCCTCCCCCGGCGGCAGTGGCCGATCAGCTGGCTCGCGTCCTCTCGCCCTTCCTCGCTCAAAAGAGCGGTCTGGCCGAGTCCAGGAGGTTGCACGTATGAACGAGCTGCACCGGAAGGGCTTCACCACCCTGAAGGCCGGTGGCCTGAACTGGGACGCGCTGCCGTTGCGCCTGTTCGACAAGGGCAACCGCAAGTTCTGGAACCCGCGGGACATCGACTTCAGCCAGGACGCGAAGGACTGGCAGGAGCTGAGCGACAACGACAAGGACAACGCGTTGATGCTCTGCTCGCAGTTCATCGCGGGCGAGGAGGCAGTGACCGAGGACCTGCAGCCGTTCCTGCAGGCGATGGCCGCCGAGGGCCGGTTCGGCGACGAGATGTACCTGACCCAGTTCTGCTTCGAGGAGGCCAAGCACACCGCGGTCTTCCGGCTCTGGCTGGACGCGGTCGGTGTCACCGAGGACCTGCACCACTACGTCGAGAACAACCCGGGGTACCGCGCGATCTTCTACGAGGCCCTTCCAGTCGCGCTGAAGTCGCTGGCCGACGACCCGTCACCGGGCAACCAGGTCCGCGCGTCGGTCACCTACAACCACGTGGTGGAAGGGACTTTGGCCCTGACCGGCTACCACGCCTGGAACCTGCTCTGTACGGCACGCGGCGTACTGCCTGGCATGCAGGAGCTGATCCGCCGGATCGGCGACGACGAGCGGCGGCACATGGCGTGGGGCACGTTCACCTGCCGCCGGCACGTCGCCGCGGACGAGGGGAACTGGAAGGTCGTCACCGACACGATGGAGGAGCTCCTCCCGCACGCGCTCACGCAGATCCAATGGGCGATGGACCACACCGCCGAGCTTCCCCCGGAGATCAACCCGACCGCGCTGATGACGTACGCCGGTGACCGCGCCACCCGCCGGCTCGGCGCGATCGAGTCGGCGGTCGGCGCGGACGTGGCCGGGATCGACCTCGACTACTCCCCCGAGAAGCTCGAGGACGACTTCGGCGACGAGGACTCAGCGGCGCTGGCTGCGGTTCGCTAGCAGGACCACGAGTGCCGCGGTCGCGAGGATCGCGGGAAGCCAGGTGACCGTCGTCGTCCCGAGATGGTCGGCGACCTGGCCGCCGGTGAAGGCGCCGAGTGCGATCGATCCGTTGTAGACCCCCACCAGGACCGCGGACGATGATTCGGGGGCACTGGGCGCCGCGGCGTGTCCCCAGGCTTGGGTGCTGACACTCGTTCCGCCGTACGCGAGGCCCCAGATCACCAGCAGGACAAGGGATCCGGCCAGCGTCGTACCGAGGATCGGCATCGCGAGGGTGGCGAGGGCGATGCCGCCCGTGATGACGGCGAGGGCGCGGCTCGGGCGGAGCGCGCCGGTGAGGAAGTTGCCGATGACACCGGCCACGCCGTACGCGAGCAGCAAGGTCCCGATCAGCGCCGGACCGGTGCGCGGCTCGATGAGCGGACGGATGTAGGTGTACGCCGCGAAATGACCGGTCACGATCAACGCGACGAGGACGAGGCCGACGCGGACCTGCTTGATGTGCAGAACCTGGATGACGTCGCTCATCCGCACCGCCTTCTCGGGTGCGAGTGCCGGCAGGTAGCTGATCAGTGTGGCGGCAAGCGCCAACGACAGCAGTCCGACGCCGGCGAACGCCCAACGCCAGCCGAGGAGCTCGCCGACGTACGCGCCGGCCGGAATCCCAAGGACAGAAGCGATTCCGATGCCGCTGAAAATCAGCGAGGTGGCGGGGCCGGCGGCGTGCTCGGGTACGACGCGACGCACGAGGCCGATCGTGAGCAGCCAGACGCCGCCGATCGAGACGGCCATCAGCACCCGGGCGAGCATGAAGATCCAGAAGACCGGTGCGAGGGCGGCGACGAATCCCGCTACGGCGAGGAGCACCATCAGTCCACCCAGGACCGCACGGCGGTCGAGTTTGCCGAGGAGGAGCGGGAGGACGGGGGCGGCTACTGCGGACACGACGCCGGTGACCGTCAGGCTGAGGCCGGCGGTGCCTTCGGTGACGTGCATGCCGGAGGCCATCGGGGTGAGCAGGCCGACCGGGAGCATCTCGGCCGTCACCACGGTGAACACGGTCGCGGCCATCGTGATCGGTGCCGCCCATCCCCGGGTGACTGCCTCGTCGGCGCAGATCGTCGTCATACATCCAGTGAGCCGTCGCGAGGTGCTCCGGAACAACGGCGATCTGGTCATGCTTGTATTAGCTGAGCTAATCGATCAGGGTGGAACCATGGCTGTCGAGATCCGTGAACTGGAGACATTCCTGGTGCTCGCGGACGAGCTGCACTTCGGCCGTACTGCGGAGCGCCTGTACCTCTCGCAGAGCCGGGTCAGCCAGCTGCTGCAGTCACTGGAGCGCCGGATCGGCGGCCCGCTGTTCGAGCGGACCAGCCGAAGGGTCGCGCTGACACCGCTCGGCAAGGAGTTCCTGACCTCGCTGCGACCGGCGTACGCCGCCCTCGAGCGGGTGGTGGAGAACGCTCGCGAATACGCGAACAACGTGAAGGGCAAGCTCCAGATCGGTTTCCAGGGCGCCGCCAACGACACCGTCCTCAAGGCGGTCGCGGAGTTCCAGACCCATCACCCTGACTGTTTGATCGACGTCTGCGAACTGCCGCTCAACGATCCCTTCGGCGCCGTACGCCGGGGTGCGGTCGATGCCGCGGTCGTCATGTTGCCCGTCGCCGAGGACGACCTGGTCCTCGGCCCGGTCTTCTCGCGGCAGCAGCAAACCCTGACGGTCTGCTCGAGTCATCGGCTCGCCACCCGGTCGTCGATCGAGGCCGAGGAGTTGGCCGACGAGACCCTGATCGCGATCGCCGGACCGGCTCCCGGGTACTGGCGTCAGGCCCAGGCGCCCACCCAGACACCGTCCGGCGCGCTGATCCACCGCGGTCCCGAGGTGCACACCTTGCAGGAGGGCCTGTCCCTGATCGCCGCCGGCCGAGGTGGCATGCTCGTATGCCGCTCCACCGCCAACCGCAACGGGCGGTGGGGCGGCATCGTCAACGTCCCCATCACCGGACTCCCCGACTCCGTCCTCGGCCTGGTCTGGCGGCGCGGCGAGGACACTCCCGCGTTGAAGGCGTTCGCCGATCAGTTGAGGCGTGAGTAGAAGTCCAGGTGGGCCTCGGCCGCCGCGGACCAGGTGTAGGTGTCGGCGACCTTGCGCCCAAGGTCCGCGCGGCTGTGGTCCGCTGCGCTGAGGGCGTCGGCCAGGGCGGCCGGACCCGTCGCGTACGTCGCCGCGTCGCCGAAGATCTCGTGGAAGACGGGGAGATCCGAGACCACCAGCGGGACGCCGGCGGCCAGCGCCTCCAACGGGGCGAGGCCGAAACCCTCTTTGGCAGAAGGAAAAGCGAACACCTCGGCAGCCGCGACGAGACTCGGCAACCGCGCGTCGTCGACGGTGCCGAGCACGACCGGTACGACGTCGAACTCCGCCGCACGCTCCTCCCAGGCGGCGCGATAATCGCGGTAGTCGAAGAGCGTCTCACCGCCGGCGATCACGAGCTTCAGCTCCGGCGTACCGAGACGGGCGTACGCCTCGAGCAGGTCGAGTGAACCCTTGCGAGGCTCGATGCCGCCGACTGTGAGGACATAGCGGCCGAGCTGCCGGCGCCACTCGTCCCGCCGGGCGGCGGCGACCGGATCGGCGGATGCGGCGGCCGTGAACCGGGCGGCATCCACGCCGTTCGGGATAACTGTTGCCTTAAGCCCCCAACCGGAGAGCAGCTCGCCGGCGACCGCGGCGGACACGCAGATGTGCGCGGACGGGTCCACGATCGCGCGCTCGTGACAGGCCGCCAG from Kribbella sp. NBC_00709 carries:
- a CDS encoding DUF3027 domain-containing protein, translating into MTPVRAPEPVRAKPDAVCVAAVEPARDAAIAEAGAKQVGEHLGHLVEGERLVTHYFASTHPGYRGWRWAVTVTRASRAKTVTVNEVVMLPGDVAIVAPEWVPWSDRVQPGDLRPGDLFPTHADDPRLEPGFTDTADAPEDVLTVVEELGLGRERVLSPFGREEAAERWYAGDFGPASPIAQAVPYKCHSCGYWIRLADSLGQAFGVCANEMAPGEARVVAYDYGCGAHSDATIDITEPPTPEHAFDTTGYDTLELADPNVALTPRAAEELAED
- a CDS encoding MFS transporter codes for the protein MSTTERAGRKEWIALGVLALPLLLVSMDVSVLYFAVPFISADLGVSATEQLWIFDIYGFVLAGLLITMGSLGDRIGRRRLLILGAVGFGLASVAAAYAQNPEQLIAARALLGIGGATLMPSTLALIRNMFHDPKQRSKAIAFWSAVMMGGITLGPVLGGFLLEHFWWGSVFLINTPAMVLLLVLAPMLLPEFKTPARGRFDLLGSVLSLAAVLPVIWGIKEIAANGASVMPVVAIVAGLVFGVLFVQRQRTAAHPMVDLSMFRNRAFSGSLAANTVGTLALVGNAVFLTQYLQLVQGLSPLKAALWSLAPSVLVGGAAPLATALANKMDRAYVIGGAFVLAASGYAVLTQVHVDSSLAVPLAGAGLLAAGLVMVMTLVTEAVVGSVAPERAGSASAVMETCSEFGGALGIAILGSIGTAAYRADLPSSLPGGVAAPVREGLPAATAAAAHLPGQLADTVLTTARHAFTHSMNVVALVGTLLLLATAVTATLTLRGTTHPTPAETPEPATEEANLTPAL
- a CDS encoding TetR/AcrR family transcriptional regulator, which codes for MDEIELPRVLQQLWGIEGRSRPGPKPAFQVQDIGDAAIRLADAGGLGAVSMSKVAAELGVTTMALYRYVEAKDDLYVVMLDQAFGLPPEVSDAAGWRERITTWAEAFQAALQKHPWILQVPVFEPPLSPNQLVWMEKGLKAFEDTPLNSNDRMSAMLLVNIFVRGTTGLSVNMLNTPPDQAAVAGERYARRLRMLATPDRFPAIATTLDGPQDFIDNDPTEFRFGLTAVLDGIQSLISRRG
- a CDS encoding TauD/TfdA dioxygenase family protein; amino-acid sequence: MTTQLQAPEITVAKAGGALGAVIGNVELGGDLAPETVAAIRQALLDHKVIFFREQHHLDDAGQLAFARLLGTPTLAHPTSKSLDNAANVLPIDSDYSKANSWHTDVTFVDRIPAISLLRAVTLPAYGGATTWANTVAAYAKLPAALEALVDRLWAVHSNVYDYAGHADEGRIGGVDVKFEEHHKQFESKRFETEHPVVRVHPETGERSLVLGHFVRRFVGLTSAETTALFQLLQNRVTNLDNTVRWQWQPGDLAIWDNRATQHFGVADYDDQPRRLHRITLAGDVPVSVDGVRSTPRTGDASHYSSLDN
- the larE gene encoding ATP-dependent sacrificial sulfur transferase LarE, with translation MSTAEIQPAPTAADVPELVVGFDLDMTLIDSRPGIQAVWDLLAAETGVPIDTDLVVSRLGPPLTWEMANWFPQDQVDAMVARYREHYPSHAITGSLPLPGVAESLAAIRALRGRTMVVSAKYTPSVRLHLEHLGFDIDEPVGDLHGAEKGTALREHEATIFVGDHTADIDGAHAAGAVAVSVATGPFTADELRAYGADVVLNDLTEFPAWLDEYVLEQRLEALMKRLSSYDKMVVAFSGGADSAFLLAAAARAIGPANVVAATAVSPSLPSAELEPAARFADTVGVRHVTPHTHEMEREGYQANSGARCYFCKAELIETLQPIADEFGITAIATGTNADDAIAGFRPGIRAAFERGALTPLRDARLTKEQIRTASRSWGLETSDKPAAACLSSRIAYGIRITPNLLARVDRAEQTVRARLASYDVQNVRVRDLGESASIEIDADLIDRVDQQELVDAVMAEGFAAAHVDPRGFRSGSMNERLADPEKYRSL
- a CDS encoding TetR family transcriptional regulator, giving the protein MNSFADRTKRRLRDELLDAAQEAVVTGGYDGLRMAEVARRTGVSRQTVYNEFGDKWGLLEAVAARETERFLLDVNTALAEQSDPIDGLRAAVERALTLAGENPLVKAALSQPGSDQASQLLTTRGQQVLELAHLRLDAHVREHWPEVPAEDATSCVDVALRVVISHIVTPGPPPAAVADQLARVLSPFLAQKSGLAESRRLHV
- a CDS encoding cold-shock protein, whose product is MPVGKVKWYDSDKGFGFLSKEEGGDVYVRAEALPSGVTNLKPGQKVEFGVVEGRKGEQALQVRLIDPPPSVAKAMRPKPEEMQVVIEDLIKLLDRIGENYRRGRQPDNKSAKQVATVLRGVADKLDF
- a CDS encoding MFS transporter codes for the protein MSGQSGNGGGNGGGNGGGNGGGNGGGNGGGNGGGNGGGPKDAGASGPAKGDRLSDARERVGSAGKKVGHASKVGAEGVASASKKAAEVSGKVGRATGRRIRGLTSAQGAGESGLSRLIELGAVNAAGDTAFAVSLAGTVFFTVPSDQARDRVALFLLLTMAPFALMAPLIGPILDRFRHGRRWAIGATLGVRAFLVWSLASSISGHGSAWLYPAALGCLVASKAYGVTRASAVPRLLPKQITLVTANSRISLAGVAGATIGAGIAAAFAAIGPQWSLRWAALVYIVGLILAIRLPSAVDSPADEEVTGTAGREARRRAITAAVSRGIRCNLGLRFVSGFLTMYLAFLLRDQPISGVKGAVAAGAVIAAAGIGNSLGTVLGSLLKARKPETVVLVVLLADATVAVAVAVLYGLPILIALGLVAGLCSSLGKLSLDAMIQRDVPESVRTSVFARSETVLQLAWVIGGGCGIVLPLIPRLGFGFLAGVLVVVVFLVLRMRQATRPADGPLRPGGLGGPRPGPRPSGQGQGHDGSSGHGHDDGSSGRSRPDSTTRTILTTSVAEQRANRARRSDSGEEPTIEWRGGDQPPAGPPPAQRPDPGQRPDPGQRPAPGRRPEPGSRPDPGSRPESPGGRWWSGQPDEDEDTQNQAPWAEEPTEERNRGSVFKRRPGGDTPRRPPR